The following are from one region of the Bdellovibrionales bacterium genome:
- a CDS encoding CoA transferase subunit A translates to MINKVYPSAEKAIEGIQDNMTLLVGGFGLCGIPENLILALKNSGAKGLTCVSNNAGVDGFGLGMLLETRQIKKMISSYVGENKEFERQFLSQELEVELTPQGTLAERLRAGGAGIPAFFTPTGVGTLVAEGKEVREFDGRKYVMERGIRGDFALIKAWKADPFGNLVFRKTARNFNPMMASAGKVTIVEVEEIVDYGDIDPDQVHTPGIFVQRIIKGEKYEKRIEQRTVSK, encoded by the coding sequence ATGATCAATAAAGTCTATCCTTCAGCAGAAAAAGCAATTGAAGGAATTCAAGACAACATGACCTTGCTCGTCGGGGGATTTGGTCTCTGCGGAATTCCCGAAAACTTAATATTGGCCTTAAAAAACTCGGGGGCCAAGGGGCTCACTTGCGTGTCCAACAACGCCGGAGTCGATGGCTTTGGACTGGGAATGCTGTTGGAGACTCGTCAGATCAAAAAAATGATCTCAAGCTACGTGGGTGAGAACAAGGAATTCGAGCGTCAGTTTTTGAGTCAAGAGCTCGAGGTGGAACTCACGCCTCAAGGCACTCTCGCGGAACGACTGCGCGCCGGAGGAGCTGGTATCCCCGCTTTTTTCACGCCGACGGGAGTGGGAACTCTCGTTGCCGAAGGAAAAGAAGTGCGCGAATTTGATGGACGAAAATACGTGATGGAACGCGGAATTCGCGGCGACTTTGCTTTAATCAAAGCGTGGAAGGCTGATCCTTTTGGGAATCTGGTCTTCCGTAAAACCGCTCGAAACTTTAATCCCATGATGGCCTCTGCGGGAAAAGTAACAATCGTCGAAGTAGAAGAGATCGTCGACTATGGTGATATCGATCCAGACCAAGTTCACACCCCTGGAATTTTTGTCCAAAGAATTATCAAGGGTGAAAAGTACGAAAAACGCATCGAACAACGAACAGTTTCAAAGTAG
- the guaB gene encoding IMP dehydrogenase, with the protein MMHFEDTALTYDDLLLVPQFSEVVPSEVQTRSFFARNVYLNTPVISAAMDTVTEHKMARVLAQLGGLGFIHKNMTIEEQAFEVEKVKKYESGMITDPIVLAPDLPVSRALEVMQKYGISGVPIVVNKKLVGILTNRDLRFEKNLSQPISNLMTKEGLVTAPQGITLQEAKTILQKHRIEKLPVTSPNGDLAGLITIKDIEKSSAFPQATKDSKGRLLVGAAVGIDATSRDRIAALAAQGVDVIAVDTAHGHSKNVLTMVDWVASNYPDIILVAGNVVTPEATEELFKRKTDVVKVGVGPGSICTTRVVAGVGMPQASAVRDCALVAKKMKKTIIADGGIKYSGDVAKALALGANSVMIGNLLAGADESPGEMVIYQGRTYKTYRGMGSLGAMKKGSRDRYFQADVEDGDKLVPEGIEGRVPYRGSTSGIVHQLVGGVRSGMGYVGAASIEALQERAKFVRISTQAYKESHVHDVAITKEAPNYRLE; encoded by the coding sequence ATGATGCACTTTGAAGACACCGCTCTCACTTATGATGATCTTCTGCTAGTTCCTCAGTTTTCGGAAGTGGTTCCGAGTGAAGTTCAAACGCGAAGCTTTTTCGCTCGAAATGTATATCTGAACACTCCGGTGATTTCGGCGGCGATGGACACCGTGACCGAGCACAAAATGGCGCGAGTTCTGGCGCAACTGGGTGGTTTAGGATTTATTCATAAAAATATGACCATCGAAGAGCAGGCCTTCGAAGTCGAAAAGGTCAAAAAGTACGAAAGCGGAATGATCACGGATCCGATCGTCCTTGCTCCTGATCTTCCGGTGAGTCGCGCTTTAGAAGTCATGCAGAAGTACGGCATCAGTGGAGTGCCGATTGTTGTGAATAAAAAACTGGTGGGGATTCTCACCAATCGCGATTTGCGTTTTGAAAAAAATCTCAGTCAGCCCATCTCAAATTTAATGACCAAAGAAGGTCTAGTGACTGCGCCACAAGGAATTACTCTTCAAGAGGCGAAAACGATTTTACAAAAACATCGCATCGAAAAACTCCCGGTGACAAGTCCCAACGGAGATCTTGCCGGTCTCATCACAATTAAAGATATCGAAAAATCCAGTGCCTTTCCTCAAGCGACTAAAGATTCCAAAGGTCGCCTATTGGTGGGAGCCGCTGTAGGCATTGATGCGACCTCTCGGGATCGCATTGCGGCTCTTGCGGCTCAAGGCGTGGACGTGATCGCAGTGGACACGGCCCACGGTCATTCGAAGAATGTTCTAACGATGGTCGATTGGGTGGCTTCGAACTATCCCGACATTATTTTGGTCGCGGGCAATGTGGTCACTCCCGAAGCCACCGAGGAATTATTTAAACGTAAAACCGATGTGGTGAAGGTCGGAGTGGGTCCTGGAAGTATCTGTACCACTCGTGTTGTGGCGGGAGTAGGGATGCCTCAAGCGTCTGCCGTTCGTGATTGCGCTCTCGTCGCTAAAAAAATGAAAAAGACCATTATTGCTGATGGTGGGATTAAGTACTCTGGAGATGTGGCCAAGGCCTTAGCCTTGGGTGCAAACTCCGTCATGATCGGAAATCTTTTAGCTGGCGCCGATGAGAGTCCCGGTGAGATGGTGATCTATCAGGGTCGTACCTATAAAACCTATCGGGGCATGGGAAGTCTCGGAGCCATGAAGAAAGGCTCTCGGGATCGTTACTTCCAAGCCGATGTAGAAGATGGCGATAAATTAGTTCCAGAAGGAATCGAAGGACGCGTTCCTTACCGAGGATCGACCAGTGGAATTGTTCATCAACTAGTGGGCGGTGTACGCTCAGGTATGGGTTACGTCGGAGCCGCGAGCATCGAGGCATTACAAGAGCGTGCTAAATTTGTTCGTATCAGTACTCAGGCTTATAAAGAATCCCATGTTCATGATGTGGCGATCACTAAAGAAGCCCCAAATTATAGATTAGAGTAG
- the guaA gene encoding glutamine-hydrolyzing GMP synthase, with product MTGGFVILDFGSQVTQLIARRLREFQVFSEIVPFDISLEELQKKKPGGIILSGGPQSVNDKKAPLRDVKPLMELAPLLGICYGMQLMAKSLGGIVETAKVREYGLKTVHWKTAIAPTVPKDQTVWMSHGDVVKVPPPGFEIVAHSDNNHPAAMISKSCMAVQFHPEVSHTQHGADLLKHFVFELCKAKPNWKAPGIVEQIKQDMLKKVGPNEHILCALSGGVDSTVVATLCTQTFGSDRVHCVFVNNGLLRKNEFEEVMARYEKLGLNVIGVDESKTFMKALKGLTDPEQKRKAIGRTFIEVFDENIKKQKLKCQWLAQGTLYPDVIESISLRGENVTIKSHHNVGGLPEKMNLKLLEPLRELFKDEVRAIGRELDIPKESLERHPFPGPGLSIRILGEITEADLETMRDCDDIFINELKMSGLYDKTWQAFCVLLPVNTVGVQGDARTYGKVLALRSVTSVDGMTADWTQLPFDFLQRVSNRITNEVHAVNRVVYDITSKPPGTIEWE from the coding sequence GTGACAGGTGGTTTTGTAATTTTAGATTTTGGTTCGCAAGTGACACAATTGATCGCGCGTCGTTTGCGCGAGTTTCAAGTGTTTTCAGAAATCGTTCCGTTTGATATTTCTTTAGAAGAGCTACAGAAGAAAAAGCCTGGCGGAATTATTTTAAGTGGTGGACCTCAATCCGTGAATGACAAAAAAGCGCCTTTGCGAGACGTAAAACCGCTGATGGAACTCGCTCCACTTTTAGGAATTTGTTACGGCATGCAGCTCATGGCCAAAAGCTTAGGCGGTATCGTTGAGACAGCCAAAGTGCGGGAGTACGGTTTAAAAACAGTTCATTGGAAAACCGCCATCGCCCCAACGGTCCCGAAAGATCAAACGGTATGGATGAGCCACGGCGATGTGGTGAAAGTTCCGCCTCCTGGATTTGAAATTGTCGCGCATTCCGATAACAATCATCCCGCGGCAATGATATCGAAATCTTGTATGGCCGTGCAGTTTCATCCCGAAGTGTCTCACACTCAGCACGGGGCCGATCTGCTGAAGCATTTTGTATTTGAGCTTTGTAAAGCCAAACCTAACTGGAAAGCGCCGGGCATCGTCGAGCAGATCAAGCAAGACATGCTTAAAAAAGTAGGACCCAACGAACATATTCTTTGCGCCTTGAGCGGCGGTGTGGATTCGACGGTGGTGGCTACACTTTGCACGCAAACGTTTGGTTCGGATCGCGTTCATTGTGTTTTCGTCAATAATGGTTTGCTTCGGAAGAATGAATTCGAAGAGGTGATGGCCCGTTACGAAAAATTAGGCCTTAACGTTATTGGCGTCGACGAATCGAAAACCTTTATGAAAGCTTTAAAAGGTCTGACCGATCCCGAGCAAAAGCGGAAGGCCATCGGTCGCACATTTATCGAAGTCTTCGACGAGAATATTAAAAAACAAAAACTCAAGTGCCAGTGGCTCGCCCAAGGGACCTTATATCCAGACGTGATCGAAAGTATTTCTCTTCGCGGAGAAAACGTGACGATTAAATCTCACCACAACGTCGGTGGTTTGCCAGAGAAAATGAATTTAAAATTACTAGAGCCGCTCCGTGAATTGTTTAAGGATGAAGTGCGCGCCATCGGTCGTGAGCTCGACATCCCCAAAGAAAGTTTAGAACGCCATCCGTTTCCAGGACCGGGACTGTCGATTCGAATTTTAGGAGAAATCACCGAAGCCGATCTCGAAACCATGCGTGATTGCGACGACATTTTTATCAACGAACTTAAGATGTCGGGTCTCTACGATAAAACCTGGCAGGCCTTTTGCGTTCTCCTTCCCGTGAACACCGTGGGAGTTCAGGGTGATGCACGAACTTACGGTAAAGTCCTCGCACTCCGCTCTGTCACATCAGTGGATGGAATGACGGCCGATTGGACGCAGCTCCCTTTTGATTTCCTGCAAAGAGTTTCTAATCGCATCACCAACGAGGTTCACGCTGTGAACCGCGTGGTCTACGATATCACCAGTAAGCCTCCAGGCACCATCGAGTGGGAGTAG
- a CDS encoding 3-oxoacid CoA-transferase subunit B translates to MPLTKEQLAQRVAQEIEDGFVVNLGIGIPTLVANYIPKHMSVMLQSENGLLGIGPFPKENEVDPDLINAGKQTVTAVPGASYFSSSESFEMIRGGHVNLTVLGAMQVDAEGSIANWMVPGKMVKGMGGAMDLVAGARRVIVAMQHMDRSGDKKLLDKCTLPLTGINCIDMVVSDFGVFSIKDRKFILLEKAPDVSVDDIIKGTGAPVVVSPQLKEMKF, encoded by the coding sequence ATGCCTTTAACTAAAGAACAATTGGCTCAACGAGTGGCTCAAGAGATCGAAGATGGTTTTGTGGTGAATTTAGGAATCGGTATTCCCACGCTTGTGGCGAACTACATTCCTAAACACATGAGCGTTATGTTACAGAGCGAAAACGGACTTTTAGGGATTGGTCCTTTTCCCAAAGAAAACGAAGTCGATCCTGACTTAATCAATGCCGGAAAACAAACAGTGACTGCAGTTCCTGGAGCCAGCTACTTCTCGTCTTCCGAAAGTTTTGAGATGATTCGTGGGGGTCATGTCAATCTGACCGTTCTCGGTGCTATGCAAGTGGACGCTGAAGGATCTATCGCGAACTGGATGGTCCCAGGTAAAATGGTCAAAGGCATGGGCGGCGCGATGGACCTCGTGGCCGGCGCTCGCCGCGTGATCGTGGCCATGCAACACATGGATCGCTCCGGCGATAAGAAACTTTTAGACAAGTGCACCCTCCCCCTTACCGGCATCAATTGCATCGATATGGTGGTGAGCGATTTTGGCGTTTTTTCGATTAAAGATCGCAAATTTATTTTGCTTGAAAAAGCCCCCGACGTTTCTGTCGACGACATCATCAAGGGAACAGGCGCACCCGTGGTCGTCTCCCCTCAACTTAAAGAGATGAAGTTTTAA
- the miaB gene encoding tRNA (N6-isopentenyl adenosine(37)-C2)-methylthiotransferase MiaB, producing MEKGVFISTYGCQMNVNDTERMYSLLEMQNYVPVATPEQAELIIINSCSVREKPVHKVSSEVGRYRKMKDKNPRLKIGVGGCVAQQEKKNLLDKDKNHLIDFVFGTDAIDLLPDLVERAYSSEEKFVSARFENSKPYQIETLVRNPGVSTFVNITKGCDNFCTFCVVPYTRGRERSRKLSELISDINSLTARGVKEVTLLGQNVNSYKSECGANFGQLLKTVATDTDILRIRYTTSHPKDFDQELVDISAQYRSKICDYIHLPAQSGNSEVLDRMNRGYTREGYLKKVEMIRQAIPGVTLSTDIIVGFPGETEAQFEDTMTMIQQVRYDNIYAFKYSPRPFTKAAQWPDHLSDEEKSARLDRLFNAQKPIALELAAESSGQVLEVLIEENNEGRAFGRTTHNRPVKFDIQNHKVGDLVNVKIGKARPVLMEGELV from the coding sequence ATGGAAAAAGGTGTATTTATTTCAACATACGGCTGTCAGATGAACGTCAATGACACCGAACGCATGTACTCTTTGTTGGAAATGCAGAATTACGTGCCTGTGGCGACACCAGAGCAGGCCGAACTGATCATCATCAATTCCTGCAGCGTGCGCGAGAAGCCCGTTCATAAGGTCTCCTCGGAAGTGGGTCGCTATCGCAAGATGAAGGACAAAAACCCGCGCTTAAAAATCGGCGTGGGCGGCTGCGTGGCCCAACAAGAAAAAAAGAATCTTCTCGATAAAGATAAAAACCATCTCATCGATTTCGTTTTTGGAACAGATGCCATTGATCTCCTACCTGACCTTGTCGAGCGCGCCTACAGTAGCGAAGAAAAGTTTGTCTCCGCTCGTTTCGAAAACTCAAAGCCTTATCAAATTGAAACTTTAGTGAGAAATCCTGGTGTTTCGACGTTTGTGAATATCACTAAGGGTTGTGATAACTTCTGCACGTTTTGCGTGGTGCCCTACACCCGTGGACGGGAGCGCAGTCGCAAACTTTCGGAGCTCATCTCGGATATCAATTCCTTAACGGCTCGCGGAGTGAAAGAAGTGACTCTGCTCGGTCAGAACGTCAATTCTTACAAATCCGAGTGCGGAGCAAATTTTGGTCAACTCCTCAAAACTGTAGCAACCGACACGGATATTTTGCGAATCCGTTACACGACGTCTCATCCCAAGGACTTCGATCAAGAGCTCGTGGATATTAGTGCTCAGTATCGCTCCAAGATCTGTGACTACATCCATCTGCCGGCTCAGTCTGGAAATTCTGAAGTCCTCGATCGTATGAATCGCGGGTATACACGCGAAGGCTACCTCAAAAAAGTTGAGATGATTCGCCAAGCGATTCCGGGAGTGACCCTGTCAACCGATATCATTGTTGGATTTCCTGGGGAAACCGAAGCGCAGTTTGAAGATACGATGACGATGATTCAACAGGTGCGATACGACAACATCTACGCTTTTAAATACAGCCCACGCCCGTTTACCAAGGCGGCGCAATGGCCTGATCATTTGTCAGACGAAGAAAAATCAGCGCGGCTCGACCGATTATTCAATGCGCAGAAACCCATTGCGCTTGAGCTTGCGGCCGAGTCCTCGGGCCAGGTGCTCGAAGTGCTCATCGAAGAAAACAACGAAGGGCGAGCCTTCGGTCGGACCACTCACAACCGCCCGGTGAAATTTGATATTCAGAACCACAAAGTCGGTGATCTTGTAAATGTGAAAATCGGGAAGGCTCGACCGGTTTTAATGGAGGGCGAACTTGTCTAA
- a CDS encoding gamma carbonic anhydrase family protein → MAHLIQLDGKEIIISPSSFLASTAQIIGDVEIGDNSSIWYGVVLRGDVFPIKIGKESNIQDNTAVHGTYKKCGTRVHDRVTVGHSAILHGCELHDESFIGMGAIVMDMCEVAPRTMIGAGALLTENTKTKEGWLYLGRPAKAIRPLTPEELAFLPQSSKNYMLYKSWYTTAKESKS, encoded by the coding sequence ATGGCTCACCTCATTCAACTCGACGGTAAGGAAATTATCATTTCCCCGAGTTCATTCCTAGCCAGCACTGCCCAAATTATTGGAGATGTAGAGATCGGCGACAACAGTTCGATCTGGTACGGAGTTGTTCTTCGCGGGGATGTTTTTCCCATCAAAATCGGAAAAGAAAGTAACATTCAAGACAACACTGCGGTCCACGGCACTTACAAAAAGTGCGGGACACGCGTGCATGATCGCGTAACGGTTGGTCACTCGGCCATCCTTCACGGGTGTGAGCTGCATGACGAAAGTTTTATCGGTATGGGTGCCATTGTTATGGATATGTGCGAAGTCGCTCCCCGCACCATGATCGGAGCCGGCGCTCTCCTCACCGAGAACACAAAAACCAAAGAGGGATGGCTTTATTTGGGTCGACCGGCCAAGGCCATTCGCCCGCTCACTCCCGAAGAGCTCGCTTTTCTTCCTCAATCCTCAAAAAACTACATGCTCTATAAATCCTGGTACACCACCGCAAAGGAGTCTAAATCATGA
- a CDS encoding acetyl-CoA C-acetyltransferase, whose protein sequence is MNQSYILSAQRTPIGSFQGVLGSVPAPQLGSTAIKSALKAAHVPPEDVQEVIFGQVLTAGVGQAPARQAALGAGIPTSAPCMTINKVCGSGLKTVMMANDSIRLGYADVVVAGGQENMTLAPHLMENARAGYRMGNVQMTDSMIKDGLWDPYNNFHMGNAAEICVKEYKFTREEQDKYAKESYELAAKAQASGAFKNEIAPVEITVKDKTNVIDTDEEPTKVKYDKIPGLKPAFAKDGTITAANASKINDGAAAVVLASEKYVKSKNLKPIAKIVGQGTFAQDPKWFTTAPVNAIRKACEAANLKVEQIDLFEINEAFAVVTMAAMKDLNIPRSKVNVHGGAIALGHPIGGSGARVLTTLLHALKTHNKKYGLATLCIGGGEGVAVIVENLAE, encoded by the coding sequence ATGAATCAGAGTTATATTTTAAGCGCACAACGTACACCCATCGGAAGTTTCCAAGGAGTTTTAGGCTCAGTTCCGGCACCACAACTGGGATCCACCGCAATTAAAAGCGCACTGAAAGCGGCGCATGTTCCGCCAGAGGACGTTCAAGAGGTGATCTTTGGCCAAGTTCTCACCGCCGGTGTCGGTCAGGCCCCCGCTCGCCAAGCAGCGCTCGGTGCGGGAATCCCCACCTCTGCCCCATGCATGACGATCAATAAAGTCTGCGGTTCAGGTTTAAAAACCGTGATGATGGCTAACGATAGCATTCGACTCGGATATGCCGACGTGGTTGTCGCTGGAGGACAAGAGAATATGACCCTCGCTCCTCACCTGATGGAGAACGCCCGCGCCGGATATCGCATGGGGAATGTGCAGATGACTGACTCCATGATCAAAGATGGACTGTGGGACCCCTACAATAATTTTCATATGGGTAACGCCGCCGAAATTTGCGTCAAAGAATACAAGTTCACTCGTGAAGAGCAAGACAAGTACGCCAAAGAAAGCTACGAGCTCGCCGCAAAAGCACAGGCCAGCGGAGCCTTTAAAAACGAAATCGCTCCGGTAGAAATTACTGTTAAAGATAAAACCAACGTTATCGATACCGATGAAGAGCCCACTAAGGTGAAGTACGATAAGATCCCTGGTCTTAAACCAGCGTTCGCCAAAGACGGTACAATCACAGCGGCCAATGCTTCAAAGATCAACGACGGAGCGGCCGCTGTGGTTCTCGCCTCTGAAAAATATGTCAAAAGTAAAAATTTAAAACCCATCGCTAAAATTGTCGGCCAAGGCACTTTTGCTCAAGATCCAAAGTGGTTCACGACCGCTCCGGTGAATGCCATTCGTAAAGCCTGCGAAGCCGCGAACCTCAAAGTCGAGCAGATTGATCTCTTTGAAATCAACGAAGCTTTTGCCGTTGTCACCATGGCGGCGATGAAAGACCTTAACATTCCTCGATCAAAGGTGAACGTGCATGGCGGTGCGATTGCTTTAGGTCACCCAATCGGTGGCTCGGGCGCACGCGTCCTTACGACACTTCTTCACGCCCTGAAAACTCACAATAAGAAGTATGGTTTAGCGACCCTTTGTATCGGTGGCGGCGAAGGCGTTGCTGTGATCGTCGAAAATCTTGCGGAATAA
- the dnaE gene encoding DNA polymerase III subunit alpha: protein MSFVHLHVHSQYSLLEASCIPNKIAEQAAAFGMPAVAMTDNGNMFGAIEFYFACKKAGIKPIVGMDAYLAPGSRLAKEGGKPSHTRIVLLAQSYQGYQNLCRLSSIGYQEGFYYKPRIDYDLLKQYSGDIIALTGGQFGDVPLALIKSGEELALEKLKNLKEIFNDRLYLESCRMNMPDWDRVNDFYKSASKTLDIPRVAANDVHYLKKEDQIAQEVLICIGSNKTLHDESRFRLGSDEFYLKSSDQMRNLFKDEPELCDRTLEIADRCKLEFKLKDEKGKALYFLPSYKTEPGVTLKEEVIRLTHEGLKDRFGEAERRGEAVAETDKPKYYDRLTYEINVIENMGFLGYFMIVQDFINWAKTHDIPVGPGRGSGAGSLVAYTLKITDLDPVRYSLIFERFLNPERVSMPDFDIDFCQERRGDVIKYVTDKYGFESVSQIITYGKLQARAAIRDVGRVLGMTYADVDVISKLMPDKLGLTLEEALKLEPRLGESMDADPQVRTLMDLAMKVEGLVRHAGIHAAGVVIADGPLVSHAPLYRGADGESVLQYDMKHAEKIGLIKFDFLGLKTLTHIKDALKLIEKNRGKTILPQEIPLSDPKIYEVMSAGDSAGVFQFEGDGITDALKKIKPSSFEDIMAINALYRPGPMDMIPEYTQRKHGLSKVNYLFPELEEVLNETYGIIIYQEQVQLIASKIASYSLGEADLLRRAMGKKIAEEMNQQRSRFVDGAVKNGFDQKKSEELFELMAEFANYGFNKSHSAAYCVIAAQTAWIKHYYPVEFFAALLSTEMSDTDKIVKYTREARRRGTEIKPPHISYSDYKFTVKGDVIYYSLGAIKGVGEAAVQSIVETREGLPGKKFESLEQFFETVDLRRVNKKVIECLIKAGALDGFGYHRAQIYQEYERILDAAEVSRRDREVGQESLFAMMEESSSSSSKIVLPAVTPWADLAQLSFEKEVLGFYLSGHPLQGYAALAAIWSDCEIKNLKDRPAKKKVRLFGMVASHREIITKKGTRMAFLQFEDLTAQVELIVFPDVYANAEALIKMDLPILLTGTLEKDGDTVKIIAEKLEMTGNLLKKVQKMTLKIDESIESKLPTLHAKFKEHPGDTRLSLEMILKGLDKTIVLDILEPKGVALSDEFFQNIKNEVGHTDFIQLHL, encoded by the coding sequence GTGTCTTTCGTTCATTTACACGTCCATTCTCAATACTCGCTTCTCGAAGCCTCCTGCATTCCTAATAAAATAGCGGAGCAGGCCGCGGCGTTTGGCATGCCCGCGGTGGCCATGACCGATAATGGAAATATGTTTGGAGCGATTGAGTTTTATTTCGCTTGTAAGAAGGCGGGGATAAAACCGATCGTGGGCATGGACGCTTATTTAGCGCCGGGGTCGCGATTGGCCAAGGAGGGCGGAAAGCCGTCCCACACACGTATCGTGCTTTTGGCTCAATCTTACCAAGGCTATCAGAATCTGTGTCGTTTGAGTTCTATCGGGTATCAAGAGGGTTTTTATTATAAACCTCGCATTGATTACGATCTCTTAAAGCAATACTCCGGAGACATCATCGCCTTGACCGGCGGGCAGTTTGGAGATGTTCCGTTAGCTCTTATTAAGTCGGGGGAAGAGCTTGCTTTAGAAAAGCTTAAAAACTTAAAGGAGATTTTTAACGATCGCCTTTATCTTGAATCTTGCCGAATGAATATGCCCGATTGGGATCGGGTGAACGACTTCTACAAATCGGCCTCCAAAACTTTAGATATCCCGCGAGTGGCGGCCAATGATGTTCATTATCTCAAAAAAGAAGATCAGATCGCTCAAGAGGTTTTGATTTGCATAGGAAGCAACAAAACACTTCATGATGAATCTCGTTTTCGCTTAGGTAGTGATGAGTTCTATCTCAAGTCTTCCGATCAGATGCGAAATCTCTTTAAGGATGAGCCTGAACTTTGTGATCGCACATTAGAAATCGCCGATCGGTGTAAGCTGGAATTCAAACTGAAAGATGAAAAAGGGAAAGCCCTTTACTTTCTTCCTTCCTACAAGACGGAGCCCGGAGTCACTCTTAAAGAAGAAGTGATTCGCCTCACTCACGAAGGTCTCAAGGACCGGTTTGGGGAAGCGGAACGTCGGGGTGAAGCGGTCGCCGAAACCGATAAACCCAAGTACTATGATCGTTTAACCTACGAAATTAATGTGATCGAGAACATGGGCTTCTTAGGTTACTTTATGATCGTCCAAGATTTTATCAACTGGGCGAAGACGCATGATATTCCCGTGGGCCCTGGACGGGGATCGGGAGCGGGATCTCTTGTCGCTTACACTTTAAAAATTACCGATCTCGATCCGGTGAGATACAGTCTGATCTTCGAGCGATTCTTGAATCCTGAGCGTGTGAGCATGCCGGATTTTGATATCGATTTTTGCCAAGAGCGCCGCGGGGACGTGATTAAATACGTGACCGACAAGTACGGCTTTGAGAGTGTGTCCCAAATCATTACCTACGGTAAACTCCAAGCGCGGGCCGCGATTCGCGATGTGGGTCGAGTTTTGGGAATGACGTATGCTGATGTGGACGTGATCTCGAAATTGATGCCCGACAAATTGGGTCTCACTTTAGAAGAGGCACTTAAACTCGAGCCTCGGCTCGGGGAGTCGATGGACGCTGATCCGCAGGTGCGCACCCTGATGGATCTCGCTATGAAAGTGGAGGGCTTAGTTCGCCACGCCGGGATTCACGCCGCCGGAGTTGTGATTGCCGACGGACCTTTGGTCTCCCACGCACCGCTTTATCGAGGCGCGGACGGGGAGAGCGTCCTTCAGTACGACATGAAGCACGCCGAGAAGATCGGTTTGATCAAGTTCGACTTTTTAGGTTTAAAAACTCTGACTCACATTAAAGATGCGTTAAAGCTCATCGAGAAAAACCGTGGGAAGACCATTCTTCCGCAGGAAATTCCTCTGAGTGATCCCAAAATTTACGAAGTGATGTCCGCGGGAGATTCCGCGGGAGTGTTCCAGTTTGAAGGTGACGGGATCACCGATGCGCTTAAAAAAATTAAGCCATCAAGTTTTGAAGACATCATGGCGATCAATGCTCTCTATCGCCCAGGTCCGATGGATATGATTCCGGAGTACACTCAACGGAAGCATGGACTTTCGAAGGTGAATTATCTGTTTCCAGAACTTGAAGAAGTTCTTAATGAAACTTACGGAATTATTATTTATCAAGAGCAAGTTCAGCTCATTGCCTCCAAAATTGCATCTTATTCTTTAGGTGAAGCCGATCTCCTTCGTCGCGCCATGGGAAAAAAGATCGCTGAGGAAATGAATCAGCAGCGCTCTCGTTTTGTCGATGGGGCTGTTAAAAACGGTTTTGATCAAAAGAAATCCGAAGAGCTCTTCGAGTTAATGGCCGAGTTTGCCAACTACGGATTTAACAAATCTCACTCGGCGGCCTACTGCGTGATCGCCGCGCAAACCGCCTGGATTAAACACTATTATCCAGTTGAGTTCTTCGCTGCGCTGTTAAGTACGGAGATGTCCGATACGGATAAAATCGTTAAGTACACGCGCGAAGCTCGTCGCCGCGGAACCGAAATTAAACCTCCGCACATCAGTTACTCGGATTATAAATTCACCGTGAAGGGTGATGTGATCTACTACAGTCTAGGAGCGATCAAGGGCGTCGGCGAAGCCGCAGTTCAATCGATCGTAGAGACACGAGAAGGTTTGCCGGGGAAAAAGTTTGAAAGCCTAGAGCAGTTTTTCGAAACCGTGGATCTCCGGCGCGTGAATAAAAAAGTGATCGAATGTCTCATTAAGGCGGGCGCTCTCGATGGTTTTGGTTATCACCGCGCTCAGATCTATCAAGAGTACGAACGCATTCTTGATGCCGCGGAAGTTTCTCGTCGCGACCGCGAAGTGGGACAAGAGTCTCTCTTTGCGATGATGGAAGAGAGCTCGTCAAGCTCAAGCAAGATTGTGCTTCCGGCAGTGACTCCGTGGGCTGACCTGGCACAGCTCAGTTTCGAAAAAGAAGTGTTAGGATTTTATCTCAGTGGACATCCCTTGCAGGGCTATGCCGCACTGGCCGCCATTTGGTCTGATTGCGAAATCAAAAATCTGAAAGATCGGCCGGCAAAAAAGAAAGTGCGACTTTTTGGAATGGTGGCCTCTCATCGAGAGATCATCACAAAAAAAGGGACGCGGATGGCGTTTTTGCAGTTTGAAGACCTCACTGCGCAGGTGGAGTTGATCGTCTTTCCGGATGTGTACGCGAATGCCGAAGCGCTCATTAAAATGGATCTTCCGATTTTACTCACAGGCACTCTAGAAAAAGACGGGGACACGGTCAAAATCATTGCCGAGAAATTGGAAATGACCGGTAACCTTTTAAAAAAGGTCCAAAAGATGACTCTCAAGATCGACGAGAGCATCGAGTCCAAACTCCCCACTCTGCACGCGAAGTTCAAAGAACATCCCGGGGACACTAGACTTTCGTTGGAGATGATACTTAAAGGTTTAGATAAAACGATCGTATTAGATATATTGGAACCTAAGGGAGTTGCACTTTCTGATGAATTCTTCCAAAACATCAAAAATGAAGTGGGGCATACTGATTTTATTCAGTTGCATCTCTAA